The Saliniramus fredricksonii genome segment ATTTTCTAGAAAATACGCCTCTCTAATCCTTCCCTGGCCGCCTCCCGAAATCCGGGGCGTCCGTCTCCTGGCCGAGATCGATGATCGAGCGGCGGATGGAGCGGGTGCGGGAGAACAGGTCGTAGAGCGCGTCGCCGTCATCCCAGCGGATGGCGCGGGCAAGCGCGGCGAGGTCTTCGTTGAAGCGCGAGATCATCTCCAGCACGGCTTCCTTGTTGTTGAGGAAGACGTCGCGCCACATGGTCGGATCGGAGGCCGCGATGCGGGTGAAGTCACGGAAACCGCCGGCGGAGAACTTGATCACCTCCGACTGCGTCACCTGCTCGAGATCCGCCGCCGTGCCGACGATGTTGTAGGCGATCAGATGCGGCACGTGGCTGGTGATGGCGAGCACCAGATCGTGATGCGGCGCGCTCATGAACTCGATGCGCGCGCCCATGCCTTCCCAGAATTCCTGCAACCGCGCGACCGCGGCCGGATCGACGCCATAGGCCGGCGTCAGGATGCACCAGCGCTCATGGAAGAGCGTCGCAAAGCCGGCATCCGGGCCGGATTGCTCGGTGCCGGCGACCGGGTGGCCGGGGATGAAATGCGCATGCGCCGGCAGATGCGGCTCCATGCTTGCCACCACCGCGCCCTTGACCGAGCCGACATCGGTGACGATCACGCCCTCGCGCAGGCTGGCCGCCATCTGTTTCGCAACCGGCCCGCAGGCGCCGACGGGCACGCAGAGGATGACGAGATCGCAGCCCTTCACGCCCTCGGCCACATCGCTGAAGATCGCATCGGCGAGGCCGAGCGCATCGACCCGCGCGGCCACTTCCGTGTCACGGTCGATCGCCACGATGCTGCCGGCGAGGTTCTTCTGGCGCACGGCATGGGCGATCGAGGAGCCGATCAGGCCGATCCCGATGATCGCCACGCGCTCGAAGAGCGGTGTTTCGAGCGGGTCGCCGAGACGTTCAGGCATGGACAGGCGCCTCCGCGTGCATGAATTCCGTCAGCGCGTTGATCACCAGCCGATTGGCTTCCTCCGTGCCGATCGACAGCCGCAGCGCATGCGGCAGGCCGTAACCTTCCATGCGGCGCAGGATCAGCCCGCGCGCGGTGAGATATTCATCGGCCTCGCGCGCGGTGCGCCCCGGCATGTCGGGGAAATGCACCAGCAGGAAATTCGCCACGCTCGGCGTCACGGTGAGGCCGAGCCGGGCGAGGTCGCGGGTGAGGATCTCCAGCCAGGTGTCGTTATGCGACACGGCCTGCGCGACATGCCCGTCATCGGCAATGGCCGCAGCGCCGGCGGCGAGAGCGGCGGCGTTGACGTTGAAGGGCGGGCGGATGCGGTTGACGATATCGACGACATGCTCCGGCGCCACCATCCAGCCCAGACGCAGGGCGGCGAGCCCGTGGATCTTGGAGAAGGTGCGCGTCATCACCACGTTCTCGCTGGTCATGACCAGTTCGAGCCCGGCAGCGTAATCGTTGCGACGCACATATTCCGCATAAGCCGCGTCGAGCACGAGCAGGACCTGCGGCGGCAGGCCCGCATGCAGGCGCTTGATCTCGTCGAAGGGCAGATAGGTACCCGTCGGATTGTTGGGATTGGCCAGGTAGACGATCTTGGTGCGCGGTGTCACCGCCGCCAGAATGGCATCGACATCGGCGGTGAAATCCTGTTCCGGCGCGATCACCGGCACGCCGCCCGCCGCCAGGATGGCGATACGGTAGACGAGGAAGCCGTGGGTGCAATAGATGCCCTCGTCGCCCGGATTCATGTAGGCATTGGTGACCATGGCCAGCAATTCGTCCGAGCCGTTGCCGCAGACGATGCGGGCGGGATCGAGGCCGAATTTGTGGGCGATGGCGTCGCGCAGGGCATTGGCGCCGCCATCGGGATAAAGCGCAAGCTTGCCCATCACCGCCTCCGCCGCCGCGAGCGCCTTCGGCGAAGGGCCGAGCGGGGTCTCGTTCGAGGAGAGCTTGTGCACGGTCACGCCGGGAGGCGCCTTGCTCTTGCCGGGCGCATAGGCCTCGATCGACATCAATCCCTGGCGTGGTAACGGACGTGCGGTCATCGTCTTCATCTTTCGGCTTCAAGGCGCGATACGCCGTGATGGGCGCGCGTCTTCCTAGCGCAGCTTGCCGCGGATTTCACGCATAAAGCTGACGAAAACCCGGGCAAATCGTCCCGGTGGTGCGGGTATCATGCCACGACGCGGCTTGCTTCGTGTCCCGGCTTGGGTCATGACGGGCGCGAGCGGTACGAGAACCATGACGAGCGCAATTCCCGACGACCATCTGCCACGCGAACGCCTCGACGCCGTCGTCGACAGGCATGCCGTGCTCACCGCGACTCTGGCCTCCGGCCCGGATGCCGAGACCTTCGTCAGGCTTTCACGAGAACTCGCCGAGCTCGAACCGGTGGTGGAGGCGGTCAGGGCCTACCGCGCCATCCGCGAGGAGCTCGACGGCGTCGAGGCGCTGCTCGATGACCCGCAGACCGATCGCGAGATGCGGGCCCTGGCCGAGGAGGAGCGCGGCGCGGCACGCGCGCGGCTCGCCGAGGCCGTGCAGAATCTGCGGCTGCTGCTGCTGCCGCGCGATGCCGCCGACGAGAAAAGCGCCATTCTCGAAATCCGCGCCGGTACCGGCGGCGATGAAGCTTCGCTGTTCGCCGGCGATCTCTACCGCATGTATGCGCGCTATGCGGAATTGCGGGGGTGGCGGATCTCCGTGATCGCGGCGAGCGAGGGCACGGTCGGCGGCTACAAGGAAATCATCGCCCAGATTTCCGGGCGCGGCGTCTTCGCGCGGCTGAAATTCGAAAGCGGCGTGCATCGGGTGCAGCGCGTTCCCGATACGGAAGCGGGCGGGCGCATCCACACTTCGGCTGCCACCGTGGCGGTCCTTCCGGAGGCGGAGGAGGTTGATTTCGCGCTGGATGAGCGTGAGTTGCGGATCGATACGATGCGCGCCGGCGGCGCGGGCGGGCAGCATGTCAACCGAACGGAATCGGCGGTGCGGATCACGCATGAGCCGACCGGAATCAGCGTCGTTGTCCAGGCCGAGCGTTCCCAGCACAAGAACAAGGCCCGCGCCATGGAGATCCTGCGCGCGCGCCTGTTCGACCGTGAGCGCAGCGCGCGCGAATCCGAGCGGGCGGCGGATCGGCGCTCCCAGGTCGGCTCCGGCGATCGTTCGGAGCGCATCCGCACCTACAATTTCCCGCAGGGGCGCGTCACCGATCACCGCATCGGCCTCACGCTCTACAAGCTGCCCGAAATCCTCTCCGGTGAGGCGCTCGGCGAAATCCTCGACGCGCTGATCGCCGAGCATCAGGCTGCGCTTCTGGCCGAGGCCGGGCTATGATGGCCATCGCACCGGGGACCGGGATGGCGCAGGCGCTGCGCGCGGCCCGGGCGGCGCTTTCGGTCCCCGGTATCGAGGATCCGGCGCTCGATGCGCGCATCCTGCTCATGGAAGCCACCGGCTGCGATGCCACGGCCCTCGCCCGCGATCCGCAGGCGCCGATCGATGCCGTTGCGGCGGCGCGACTCGGGGCCTGGATCGCGCGGCGGGCGGCGGGGGAGCCGGTCTGGCGCATTCTGGGATATCGCGAATTCCGGGGGCTGCGCTTCGCCCTCACCCCCGACACGCTGGAGCCGCGTCCCGATACGGAAGCGCTCGTCGAACTTGCCCTGCGCCAGGCGACCCCGGACGCGCGAAAGAAGCGTTTTCTCGATCTCGGCACCGGTAGCGGCTGCATCCTGCTCGCGCTCCTGTCCGAAAGCCCGGACGCCTTCGGTGTCGGCAGTGACTGCGCGCATGCGGCGCTCGTGACGGCCCGCGCCAATGCCCGCGCCCTCGGTCTGGCTGATCGCGCCGCCTTCATCCAGGCCGATTGGGCGGCGCCCTTCGCGCTGGCGACGCCGGACGGGGGAGGGGGTTTTGACCTGATCGTGTCCAACCCGCCCTACATTCCCTCCGCCGAGATTGCCGGGCTCGCCAGGGAGGTGTCGGGCTTCGATCCGCACAAGGCTCTGGATGGCGGGGATGACGGGCTCGGGCCTTACCCGTCGATATGTCGCGCCGCGATGCAGATCCTGCGCCCGGGCGCTGCCCTCGTTCTCGAACATGGTCATGATCAGGAGAGGGCTGTGCGCGGGATCGCCGAATCAGTCGGACTGGTCTTTGCGGGGAGCGAAAGGGATCTCGGCGGTGTGCTCCGTGCCCAGGCTTTCACCCGTCCCGTCTGAACCATAAATTGGTCGACACAATCAAAAGTTTACGAAATAGTGGGAAAATCATGCAAATAATGCTTGGCGTATGCGGGTCGAGCGGTTAGTTTGCAAGGCGAAACGTGATGAGCCCGGCACTGGATGGCCGATGCATCGGGCCCCGTGGGGCAGGGCTCGCGTTTTCTCGCCGCAGCAAGGTGGCTCACCCGGCGGCACAAGGAACCCGACATACCAGATGGTCGTCCGGAGCCTATCCCGGTCGAAGCCGCCGGATGACGGATGTTCGCTCGGACGATGGTGGGAATCCCGTCCGGCGTTTTTCTCTCGCACGTGATGTTGCACTGGCACGGTTCGATGGATTTGCACGAAACAGTGAACTTTCACGCGAATACGGGCGTGCACGGCATACCGGATCCGGCATGCCGGCGTCGCGAGAGTGTGGCATCGCAAGAGATGAAGGTCGAAGTGAATCGATGAGACCAGGACAGAACAGACGCATGCGCGGACGCAGCCGTAGCAAGGGCCCCAATCCGCTGACACGCAGCTACGAGTCGAACGGACCGGATGTGAAGGTGCGCGGCACCGCCCAGCACATCGCCGACAAATACGGCCAGCTCGCGCGTGATGCGCAGGCCAGCGGGGACCCGGTCGCGGCGGAAAATTATTTCCAGCATGCCGAGCACTATCTGCGCATCATCGCCGGGGCACAGGAGAACCTGCGTCAGCAATACGGCAACGGTCGCTCCGACGACGATGATGACGATGATGACGATTCGAACGGCTACACGCATGGTTACGCCCAGCCCGACCGCAGCAGTCAGCCTCAGCGGGTTCAGCCGGAAGAGGTCGATCCCGGTCAGCAGCCGCAGCCGCCGAGCTTCGATCCGCGCGCTGAACGCCAGCCTGATCGCGGTTTCCAGCCGCGCGGGCGCGGGGATCGCCGCGAGCGCTTCGGTCGCAACCAGCAGGACAACCGTGGTAGCGACGACAGAGAGGCGGATTCGCGTGATGAGGCCGGGCAGGCCCGCGCCGTGCAGGATGCTCCGGTTGCCGGCGAGGATGCGGGCGAACGGCCCGTCCGCGGTCGCCGTCGTCCCGCCCCGCGGCGTTCCGACGAAGTCGAGCAGCCCGCTCTGCCCGATTTTCTGATGAAACCCGTGAGTCGCCCTCCGGAACCGGAAGCGGATGCCGTCCATGACAACGATGCCGGCGACGAAAAGCCCAAGCGACGTCGCGCCGCGACGACGACCCGGCGCACCACCCGCAAGGCTGCGACGGAGGGCGGCGAGTCCGGCGAGGAGGCACCGGTGAAAAAGCCCGCAGCCGCAGCACGGAAATCGCCGCGCAAGGCTGCTTCGGCTGATGCGGGTGCAAATGACGGCGGTTCCGGCGATGGCGCCTCCGACAAGACCGCAGCGGAATAAGGCGTCCGCGCAGTCGCCCCCGGCGGATCCGTCCCGTGCGGGCTGATTGGACGCTGCGCGCTCTGTTCGCACGGGCGCGTAGCCGGAACATGGCCGATGCCCTGTGCGACGCTTCCCGCCGTCAGGTGCTTTCGTTCGCCATCCGCGTCAGCTAAGCTTTCCCCATGAAACGCCTGATCCTGCTCCGCCACGCCAAATCCGACTGGCCCGCCGGTCTCGACGATCTCGATCGCCCGCTCAATCCGCGCGGGCGCGAGGCAGCGCCGCGTATGGGACGTTATCTGGCCGATGAGGGGCTGCTGCCGGACCTCGCCATCGTCTCGCCGGCCAGCCGCACCCGCGAGACTTTCGATCTCGTGGTGCAGGCGCTTCGCGAACAAGCCGGTGAAGAGCCGCCGATACGGGTGGACCGGCGGATCTATGAGGCGCCGCCCGAACTGCTGTTGCAGGCCGTACGCGAGACCGACGATGCGGTGCGCACGCTTCTGATGGTCGGCCACAATCCCGGTACGCAGGAACTCGCCCGGCTGCTCACCGGCTTCGGCGACCGTTATGCCTTTTCGCGCCTGACCCAGAAATATCCCACCGCCGGCCTCACCGTGCTCGATTTCGACATCGAGAGCTGGCGCGACGTATCGCAGCGTGAGGCGCGGCTCGACCGTTTCGTCACGCCCAAAGGCCTTGACGCAGGCCTCGATACCGGCATGGGAGACGGCTGAGGCCGGTTTCGGTCAGATATTGTCCGGATCGGGACGCTGCATCCAGCGGATTACCGGCATGATCGGGATGATCCAGGCCAGGCCCAACGCGGCGTAGGAGATCACCTGGATGACCTGCGGCGCAGCCATGATGCGGCTTTCCGCGATCGCCATGGCCACGGGGCCATAGAGCATGACGAAGGTGATGATGGCGATCGTGCCGATGAATTTGCGGGTACGTTGCGTCATGAATGATCTGTCCGGCCTGTTCGGATCGAACCGCGAGCGGGTGCGGCGAAGCTGTGCCTAGCAGCTTCGCGATGAAAACTCTATGTGTACCGGGTGATCAGCTTATCAAGGGCGCCGGCGCCGGCGAACCGGGTTTGGAGAGGGCAGATGGCGGCAGGAGATTCAGCAGGCGAAAACATGCGTGACCGGGGGTTCTTCCCGGGACCGGCATTCGTCCAGGGGCCGGCATTCTTGCCGGACAGGGCCGTGCGCGCCTGGATCTGGACGCTGGTGGGTTTCGTTCTCGCCATGGTGACCGTCGGTGGCGCCACCCGGCTCACCGGATCGGGCCTGTCCATCACCGAATGGGCGCCCGTGACCGGCGCGATCCCGCCCTTGTCGGAAGCCGCATGGCTGGCCGAATTCGAGCGTTATCGCCAGATCGACCAGTATCGCCTGCTCAATCAGGGCATGTCGCTGGCGGAGTTCCAGGTGATCTATTGGTGGGAATGGGGGCATCGCCAGCTCGGGCGCGCACTTGGCTTCGTCTTCTTCCTGCCGCTGATCTGGTTCTGGCTCAGGAGCCGCATCACCACCGGCTTCGCGCTGACGCTGATCGCGATCGGCGCGCTCGGCGGCATGCAGGCCTTCGTCGGCTGGATCATGGTCGCTTCCGGGCTGGAAGAGGGGATGATCGCAGTGGCGCCGATCAAGCTGATGACGCATCTGATGCTGGCCAGCATCATCCTCGTCGCGCTGACCTGGATCGCGACCGGCCTGCGCTCCGGCAGGGTCGAGCCGACGCCGCGCGCGGTCGCGCTCGGCGCTTACGGGCTTGTGGGCGTGATTCTATTCCAGACGGCACTCGGCGCTCTGGTCGCCGGATCGCGGGCTGGCTGGACCTACAATACCTGGCCGCTGATGGACGGCGTCTTCATTCCGTCGATGGCGGTGCTTTTCCCGCTCTCGCCCTGGTACGCCAACATTTTCGATACTGTCGCGACGATCCAGTTCAACCACCGCATGGTGGCCTATCTGCTCGTCGGCTACGCGCTCTGGCACGCCTGGCGCGTGGGGCGGCTGGCACCGGGGACGGTGCATCTGCGCCATGCCCGGATCATGGCCGGGCTGGTT includes the following:
- a CDS encoding prephenate/arogenate dehydrogenase family protein; protein product: MPERLGDPLETPLFERVAIIGIGLIGSSIAHAVRQKNLAGSIVAIDRDTEVAARVDALGLADAIFSDVAEGVKGCDLVILCVPVGACGPVAKQMAASLREGVIVTDVGSVKGAVVASMEPHLPAHAHFIPGHPVAGTEQSGPDAGFATLFHERWCILTPAYGVDPAAVARLQEFWEGMGARIEFMSAPHHDLVLAITSHVPHLIAYNIVGTAADLEQVTQSEVIKFSAGGFRDFTRIAASDPTMWRDVFLNNKEAVLEMISRFNEDLAALARAIRWDDGDALYDLFSRTRSIRRSIIDLGQETDAPDFGRRPGKD
- the hisC gene encoding histidinol-phosphate transaminase yields the protein MTARPLPRQGLMSIEAYAPGKSKAPPGVTVHKLSSNETPLGPSPKALAAAEAVMGKLALYPDGGANALRDAIAHKFGLDPARIVCGNGSDELLAMVTNAYMNPGDEGIYCTHGFLVYRIAILAAGGVPVIAPEQDFTADVDAILAAVTPRTKIVYLANPNNPTGTYLPFDEIKRLHAGLPPQVLLVLDAAYAEYVRRNDYAAGLELVMTSENVVMTRTFSKIHGLAALRLGWMVAPEHVVDIVNRIRPPFNVNAAALAAGAAAIADDGHVAQAVSHNDTWLEILTRDLARLGLTVTPSVANFLLVHFPDMPGRTAREADEYLTARGLILRRMEGYGLPHALRLSIGTEEANRLVINALTEFMHAEAPVHA
- the prfA gene encoding peptide chain release factor 1, which encodes MTSAIPDDHLPRERLDAVVDRHAVLTATLASGPDAETFVRLSRELAELEPVVEAVRAYRAIREELDGVEALLDDPQTDREMRALAEEERGAARARLAEAVQNLRLLLLPRDAADEKSAILEIRAGTGGDEASLFAGDLYRMYARYAELRGWRISVIAASEGTVGGYKEIIAQISGRGVFARLKFESGVHRVQRVPDTEAGGRIHTSAATVAVLPEAEEVDFALDERELRIDTMRAGGAGGQHVNRTESAVRITHEPTGISVVVQAERSQHKNKARAMEILRARLFDRERSARESERAADRRSQVGSGDRSERIRTYNFPQGRVTDHRIGLTLYKLPEILSGEALGEILDALIAEHQAALLAEAGL
- the prmC gene encoding peptide chain release factor N(5)-glutamine methyltransferase, with the protein product MMAIAPGTGMAQALRAARAALSVPGIEDPALDARILLMEATGCDATALARDPQAPIDAVAAARLGAWIARRAAGEPVWRILGYREFRGLRFALTPDTLEPRPDTEALVELALRQATPDARKKRFLDLGTGSGCILLALLSESPDAFGVGSDCAHAALVTARANARALGLADRAAFIQADWAAPFALATPDGGGGFDLIVSNPPYIPSAEIAGLAREVSGFDPHKALDGGDDGLGPYPSICRAAMQILRPGAALVLEHGHDQERAVRGIAESVGLVFAGSERDLGGVLRAQAFTRPV
- a CDS encoding DUF4167 domain-containing protein produces the protein MRGRSRSKGPNPLTRSYESNGPDVKVRGTAQHIADKYGQLARDAQASGDPVAAENYFQHAEHYLRIIAGAQENLRQQYGNGRSDDDDDDDDDSNGYTHGYAQPDRSSQPQRVQPEEVDPGQQPQPPSFDPRAERQPDRGFQPRGRGDRRERFGRNQQDNRGSDDREADSRDEAGQARAVQDAPVAGEDAGERPVRGRRRPAPRRSDEVEQPALPDFLMKPVSRPPEPEADAVHDNDAGDEKPKRRRAATTTRRTTRKAATEGGESGEEAPVKKPAAAARKSPRKAASADAGANDGGSGDGASDKTAAE
- a CDS encoding SixA phosphatase family protein, which translates into the protein MKRLILLRHAKSDWPAGLDDLDRPLNPRGREAAPRMGRYLADEGLLPDLAIVSPASRTRETFDLVVQALREQAGEEPPIRVDRRIYEAPPELLLQAVRETDDAVRTLLMVGHNPGTQELARLLTGFGDRYAFSRLTQKYPTAGLTVLDFDIESWRDVSQREARLDRFVTPKGLDAGLDTGMGDG
- a CDS encoding DUF2842 domain-containing protein, with amino-acid sequence MTQRTRKFIGTIAIITFVMLYGPVAMAIAESRIMAAPQVIQVISYAALGLAWIIPIMPVIRWMQRPDPDNI
- a CDS encoding COX15/CtaA family protein, which codes for MRDRGFFPGPAFVQGPAFLPDRAVRAWIWTLVGFVLAMVTVGGATRLTGSGLSITEWAPVTGAIPPLSEAAWLAEFERYRQIDQYRLLNQGMSLAEFQVIYWWEWGHRQLGRALGFVFFLPLIWFWLRSRITTGFALTLIAIGALGGMQAFVGWIMVASGLEEGMIAVAPIKLMTHLMLASIILVALTWIATGLRSGRVEPTPRAVALGAYGLVGVILFQTALGALVAGSRAGWTYNTWPLMDGVFIPSMAVLFPLSPWYANIFDTVATIQFNHRMVAYLLVGYALWHAWRVGRLAPGTVHLRHARIMAGLVLAQVVLGIVTLLLAVPLWAGLAHQVFAMLLLAMAVVHARIARDAAPARRRVDTGQPLPVGGAQISP